A stretch of Chanodichthys erythropterus isolate Z2021 chromosome 20, ASM2448905v1, whole genome shotgun sequence DNA encodes these proteins:
- the spsb1 gene encoding SPRY domain-containing SOCS box protein 1 has product MGQKVPGGIKTVDMRDPAFRPLKLELQALDYTKPSRLDMLLDMPSASQDVQVQHSWNNDDRSLNIFVKEDNKLIFHRHPVAQSTDAIRGRVGYTRGLHVWEISWAMRQRGTHAVVGVATGEAPLHSVGYTALVGNNSESWGWDLGRNKLYHDGKNQPSRTYPAFLEPDETFIVPDSFLVVLDMDEGTLSFIVDGQYLGVAFRGLKGRKLYPVVSAVWGHCEIRIRYINGLDPEPLPLMDLCRRSVRVALGRERLSEIHGLPLPASLKNYLLYQ; this is encoded by the exons ATGGGGCAGAAGGTTCCGGGAGGCATAAAGACTGTGGACATGCGGGACCCGGCGTTTCGGCCTCTCAAGTTAGAGCTGCAGGCCCTAGACTACACCAAGCCTTCCCGCCTGGATATGTTGTTAGACATGCCATCAGCCTCACAGGATGTCCAAGTGCAGCACTCTTGGAACAACGATGACCGGTCGCTTAACATCTTTGTTAAAGAGGACAATAAACTCATATTTCATCGGCACCCTGTAGCGCAGAGTACAGATGCTATCCGGGGCCGAGTGGGATACACACGGGGACTGCATGTGTGGGAGATCAGCTGGGCCATGCGCCAGCGGGGCACCCATGCTGTTGTTGGTGTGGCGACGGGTGAAGCCCCGTTGCATTCTGTAGGATACACTGCACTTGTAGGAAACAATAGCGAGTCCTGGGGCTGGGACCTGGGACGTAACAAACTCTATCATGATGGCAAGAACCAGCCCAGTAGGACGTATCCAGCTTTTCTTGAGCCTGATGAGACGTTTATCGTCCCAGACTCGTTTTTGGTGGTCCTGGACATGGACGAGGGGACTTTAAGTTTTATTGTCGACGGACAATATTTAGGGGTTGCTTTCAGAGGACTCAAAGGAAGGAAGCTATACCCTGTAGTGAGTGCTGTGTGGGGACACTGTGAAATCAGAATCCGGTACATCAATGGACTTGATC CTGAACCTCTGCCATTAATGGACCTCTGTAGGCGCTCGGTACGGGTCGCGTTGGGGAGAGAACGACTGAGTGAAATCCATGGACTGCCCTTACCTGCCTCCCTTAAGAACTACTTGCTCTACCAATGA